A genomic window from Fusarium falciforme chromosome 2, complete sequence includes:
- a CDS encoding Proteasome subunit alpha type yields MFMARSEYDRGINTFSPEGRLFQVEYSLEAIKLGSTAIGVATSEGVILGVEKRVTSTLLETSSVEKIVEIDRHIGCAMSGLQADARSMVEHARVECQSHSFNYNEPLRVESCTQAICDLALRFGEGADGEETIMSRPFGVALLIAGFDEDGPQLFHAEPSGTFYRYDAKAIGSGSEGAQAELQNEYHKSLTLTDAETLVLKTLKQVMEEKLDAKNVQLASVTREKGFRIYTDEEMATVVERLPAN; encoded by the exons ATGTTTATGGCAAGATCCGAATACG ACCGGGGAATCAACACCTTCTCCCCCGAAGGCCGTCTCTTCCAGGTCGAATACTCCCTCGAAGCCATCAAGCTCGGCTCCACGGCCATCGGCGTCGCCACCTCGGAGGGCGTCATCCTCGGTGTCGAGAAGCGTGTCACCTCGACCCTCCTCGAGACCTCGTCCGTCGAGAAGATTGTCGAGATCGACCGTCACATTGGTTGCGCCATGTCGGGCCTCCAGGCCGACGCCCGCTCCATGGTTGAGCATGCCCGTGTCGAGTGCCAGTCCCACTCCTTCAACTACAACGAGCCCCTTCGTGTCGAGAGCTGCACCCAGGCCATCTGCGACCTTGCCCTGCGCTTCGGCGAGGGTGCCGACGGTGAAGAGACCATCATGAGCCGTCCTTTCGGCGTTGCCCTTCTCATCGCTGGCTTCGACGAGGACGGCCCCCAGCTGTTCCACGCTGAGCCCAGTGGCACCTTTTACCGCTACGACGCCAAGGCTATTGGCTCTGGCTCGGAGGGTGCCCAGGCCGAGCTTCAGAACGAATACCACAAG TCCTTGACTCTCACAGACGCAGAGACTCTTGTCCTCAAGACATTGAAGCaggtcatggaggagaaGCTAGATGCCAAGAACGTGCAGCTGGCCAGCGTAACCCGGGAGAAGGGCTTCAGAATATACACAGACGAAGAGATGGCCACCGTCGTAGAGCGGCTGCCCGCCAACTGA
- a CDS encoding Spindle pole body component, which translates to MSSGAPRASGRASASEHREERPRVSARHTDSFKSERSESSKGPSPHPGSFPGVHKRTASGNPRPTSRNVEERRYEERRVTERTYEAHLERAVPRATSPDRATRRRGPSESRSASEAPRHKAPEARQRDSRAETPQAPWNPEATLLPHTTAPLASRISIPPLASTVPQAPQPKPLGELSLELQEAAIVEDLLYVFMGYEGQYIRFAKGYNPNEERDRLSGPSFRTLPGLDPSLQDLTLSMLKMATYYSALEAFVDVQSREEFGAVNHALCASIRKFLHDYLVMIAQLETQFLTSDTFTVHVLNIHTLSTRQMMLQLYMLAHELLKKNALLDEETDESEDSADDFENILETLRDGGELVPNNMTGKKICKGGIVLGLITKRLESLSGDPAARALLTTLLRDASKPYMVMLNEWLHHGGIHDPHAEFLIKEQKSIRREMLEQDYTDDYWERRYTIREQDIPPQLEGVKGKVLLAGKYLNVVRECGGVDVGKVVKDVPVSFDDSRFLENVNNAYAHANESLMQLLLTTHALPARLRSLKHYFFLDPSDYFSYFLELGASELRKPVKSVNTGKLQSLLDLVLRQPGSIVSLDPFKEDVKVEMNETTLTKALQRVVNITGIEQGEALQPLANQPIDNDKNAVGFTSLQLDYLVPFPVSLVISRKTVWRYQTLFRYLLSLRYLESQLSTTWQTQTRGISWAHKGVLRNLEIWKRRVWTLRARMLVFVQQLLYFCTAEVIEPNWTKFMSRLRTNEDATGVNSGPGVSTRTVDELMQDHVDFLDTCLKECMLTNSKLLRIHSKLMQTCTIFAAYTNWLTRELEKSDPDLSGATRPSTMTADQWKRFQATKATQRGSAAHDTSTVSAAGAGAGDAEARIENLFEIIRKWEGNFSRHLQILLDALNHYAATETVVLLSLCARLSTANQGTEYSGLRHEDESA; encoded by the exons ATGTCATCCGGTGCACCCAGAGCATCGGGCCGAGCAAGCGCCAGCGAGCACCGCGAAGAACGGCCCCGCGTCTCCGCCAGGCATACCGATAGCTTCAAGAGCGAGCGGTCCGAGTCTAGCAAGGGACCGTCGCCTCATCCGGGGAGCTTCCCGGGCGTTCATAAGCGCACGGCGTCCGGGAACCCAAGGCCGACGAGCCGCAACGTCGAGGAGAGGAGATatgaggagaggagggtGACGGAGCGCACCTATGAAGCTCACCTCGAGCGTGCGGTGCCTCGAGCGACGAGTCCGGATAGGGCCACTCGACGGAGAGGCCCCTCGGAGAGCAGGAGTGCGTCGGAAGCACCGAGGCACAAGGCGCCCGAGGCGCGACAGCGGGATTCAAGGGCTGAGACCCCTCAAG CACCATGGAACCCAGAAGCAACCCTCCTCCCACATACTACAGCACCTCTAGCTTCTCGAATATCCATCCCGCCTCTCGCATCGACCGTACCACAAGCCCCTCAGCCAAAACCCTTGGGGGAGCTGAGCCTCGAGCTACAAGAAGCCGCCATCGTCGAAGACCTGCTCTACGTCTTCATGGGATATGAAGGGCAGTACATCAGATTCGCCAAGGGATACAACCCCAACGAAGAAAGGGATAGGCTGTCTGGACCGAGCTTCAGGACGCTCCCCGGTCTTGACCCCAGTCTACAAGACCTGACGCTGTCGATGCTCAAGATGGCGACCTACTACTCTGCCCTTGAAGCCTTTGTCGATGTCCAGAGTCGTGAGGAGTTTGGCGCCGTCAACCACGCCCTATGTGCGTCAATACGCAAGTTTCTACACGACTACCTGGTCATGATTGCACAACTCGAGACACAGTTTCTCACCAGTGACACATTCACGGTGCATGTGCTCAATATTCACACCCTGTCCACGAGACAGATGATGCTGCAGCTATACATGTTGGCTCAcgagctcctcaagaagaacgccctgcttgatgaggagacgGACGAGTCCGAGGATAGTGCCGACGACTTTGAAAATATCCTGGAAACACTGAGAGATGGCGGTGAGCTGGTGCCCAACAACATGACGGGAAAGAAGATATGCAAAGGCGGAATTGTTCTTGGCTTGATCACGAAGCGCCTCGAGTCCCTATCGGGAGACCCAGCAGCCCGAGCTCTACTGACAACACTATTGCGAGATGCGAGCAAACCTTACATGGTCATGCTCAACGAGTGGCTTCATCACGGTGGGATTCATGATCCCCATGCAGAGTTCCTGATCAAAGAACAGAAGAGCATCCGCCGCGAGATGCTAGAGCAGGATTATACGGACGACTACTGGGAGCGACGATATACTATTCGGGAACAAGATATCCCCCCTCAACTCGAGggcgtcaagggcaaggtcttGCTTGCCGGGAAATACCTGAACGTCGTCCGCGAGTGTGGCGGCGTCGATGTCGGCAAGGTTGTGAAAGACGTACCCGTCTCTTTCGACGACAGCCGGTTCCTCGAGAACGTCAATAACGCATATGCTCATGCTAACGAGTCTCTCATGCAGCTGCTGCTCACAACACATGCGCTGCCGGCTCGTCTCCGCTCTCTTAAGCACTACTTCTTCCTCGACCCGTCCGACTACTTCTCCTACTTCCTCGAGCTGGGTGCCTCGGAGCTGCGCAAGCCTGTCAAGTCTGTCAACACGGGCAAGCTGCAGTCTCTGCTGGACCTGGTGCTGCGTCAGCCGGGAAGCATCGTCTCCCTCGACCCCTTCAAGGAGGACGTCAAGGTCGAGATGAACGAGACAACCCTCACGAAGGCTCTGCAGCGCGTCGTTAACATCACGGGTATTGAGCAGGGTGAGGCGTTGCAGCCCCTGGCCAACCAACCCATcgacaacgacaagaacGCCGTCGGCTTCACCTCTCTGCAGCTTGACTACCTTGTCCCCTTCCCAGTCTCCCTCGTTATCAGCCGCAAGACCGTCTGGCGATACCAGACCCTCTTCCGTTATCTCCTCTCCTTACGCTACCTCGAGTCGCAGCTCTCCACCACCTGGCAGACGCAGACGCGCGGCATCAGCTGGGCGCACAAAGGTGTCCTGCGTAACTTGGAGATCTGGAAGCGCCGCGTCTGGACTCTCCGCGCGCGTATGCTTGTCTTTGTACAGCAGCTGCTGTACTTTTGCACCGCCGAGGTCATTGAGCCCAACTGGACCAAGTTCATGTCGCGACTGCGGACCAACGAGGATGCTACAGGCGTGAACTCGGGCCCAGGGGTATCTACGCGGACTGTCGACGAGCTGATGCAGGATCACGTTGACTTTTTGGATACATGTCTCAAGGAGTGCATGCTCACCAACAGCAAGCTACTGAGG ATTCACTCCAAGCTCATGCAGACCTGTACCATCTTCGCCGCCTACACAAACTGGCTCACCCGCGAGCTCGAAAAGTCAGACCCCGACCTCTCCGGCGCAACCAGACCGTCCACCATGACAGCCGATCAGTGGAAGCGCTTCCAGGCCACAAAGGCCACCCAGCGAGGTTCGGCGGCCCACGACACGTCCACCGTCTCGGCTGCCGGCGCCGGCGCTGGTGACGCCGAAGCTCGCATCGAGAACCTCTTTGAGATCATCCGCAAGTGGGAGGGCAATTTCAGCCGTCACCTGCAGATCCTACTTGACGCCCTGAACCACTATGCGGCCACCGAGACGGTCGTTCTCCTAAGTCTGTGTGCGAGATTGAGCACTGCCAACCAGGGGACTGAGTATTCTGGCCTGCGCCACGAGGATGAGTCTGCTTAA
- a CDS encoding SNF2 family DNA-dependent ATPase: protein MATNGQSSRSANAVPSWNPAALLQPNRKAPSSPDLTNTAQRQFSPSQNLQRNLQRPQANNPVVFQFASPNDTPSAGPSSRSSTPGSSYTNGTNGAGAFIERMNNLQYRSVVPQAKRRRVEDREGSHDGQAPTVRGGSGILGGYVQEKRKEANSSTASPAMTVDLTSGNDDEEVVIQDPRDEEVCYGMIKAALSCSRVPSPKPGSVQSLWGPGYQPAIKVVLKRQVGDTSFKIQAYDHTRQIIGLVEAASARAVAPLLDSNIHLRTECRIPPQPKQPGEEPGQPTSRSYTLDIVMYGPVKYARNVGAHLSKFNQKLLAPYLVQKGIRVQNPHVLEYRPPAPRSYSSTTSSADGQGGSFTSTVTTRTVEEIRSEVMGVFDSLTRNDDLPEMEPSSNILTPLLKHQKQGLFFMSTREQPRDVQAQEKTMVSFWQDKIGPAGQRLFLNVITGQTQSRPPAETRGGILADMMGLGKTLSILSLITSSTDKALEWEQRAPIQPEAPEQRQSRHDVLAQQPSLALTPLMRNSKATLLVCPLSTVTNWEEQIKQHIRPGTLNYHIYHGPNRIKDPARLAGFDLVITTYGSVSNELSSRRKKKDGLYPLEQLGWFRIVLDEAHMIREHSTLQFKAICRLQADRRWAVTGTPVQNRLDDLAALLAFLRLHPFHDRSKFLRYIVEPFKACDPEIVPKLRVLVDTITLRRLKDKINLPPREDLVIKLDFSPEERSIYELFARNAQDRVKVLAGINNGKALGGNTYIHILKAILRLRLLCAHGKDLLNDADLDALQGMSAEMAIDIDDDDDEDDKPSLSDQKAHEMFTLMQETNNDACIECSRKLGSNESSNIEAEGQDDILGYMTPCFHVICRSCIKTFKDRVRSLMAPGETSGYCPVCNAYVKHAFVQLHRREVDAEHDGPAKTKSRNSVKNFDKYDGPHTKTRALVEELLQAKAASEANPSEPPYKSVVFSGWTSHLDLIELALNAAGIKFTRLDGSMSRTLRTSAMDKFREDNTVHVILVSIMAGGLGLNLTAGNNVYVMEPQYNPAAEAQAIDRVHRLGQKRPVRTVRYIMRDSFEEKMLELQEKKMKLASLSMDGQSKTLDKAEAARQKLMDLRSLFK from the exons ATGGCTACAAATG GCCAGTCATCTCGCTCCGCCAACGCCGTTCCCTCATGGAATCCCGCCGCGCTGCTGCAGCCAAATCGCAAGGCGCCCTCGAGTCCAGATCTCACCAACACTGCCCAGAGGCAGTTTTCGCCATCCCAGAACCTTCAAAGAAATCTGCAGAGACCGCAGGCGAATAACCCCGTCGTCTTTCAGTTCGCAAGTCCAAATGATACCCCGTCTGCCGGTCCATCTAGTCGATCATCCACCCCAGGAAGCAGCTACACAAACGGAACCAATGGCGCCGGTGCATTCATTGAGCGTATGAACAACCTTCAGTATCGTTCGGTAGTTCCACAGGCCAAGCGACGACGAGTGGAGGACAGAGAAGGCTCTCATGATGGTCAAGCTCCTACGGTCCGTGGCGGGAGCGGGATTTTGGGAGGATATGTCCAGGAGAAGCGCAAAGAGGCTAACAGCTCAACTGCCTCGCCAGCCATGACTGTCGACCTCACCAGTG GaaacgatgatgaagaggtaGTCATACAAGACCCTCGCGACGAGGAGGTTTGCTATGGTATGATCAAGGCGGCGCTGAGCTGCAGCCGGGTTCCCTCACCAAAGCCAGGCTCTGTGCAGAGCCTCTGGGGCCCAGGCTACCAACCCGCTATCAAGGTCGTACTCAAGAGGCAGGTGGGCGATACATCGTTCAAAATACAAGCATACGACCACACGCGGCAGATCATTGGTCTCGTTGAAGCTGCAAGTGCCCGTGCTGTTGCTCCTCTTCTCGACTCGAATATTCATTTGAGAACAGAATGCCGGATCCCGCCACAACCCAAGCAACCCGGTGAGGAACCTGGCCAGCCGACTTCTCGATCTTACACTCTTGACATTGTCATGTACGGGCCCGTCAAGTATGCGCGCAATGTGGGCGCGCACTTGAGCAAATTCAACCAGAAGTTGCTAGCCCCCTACCTGGTCCAGAAGGGCATTCGCGTTCAGAATCCTCACGTTCTCGAATATCGTCCCCCGGCCCCGAGATCATATTCTTCCACCACCTCTTCAGCCGATGGACAAGGGGGTTCCTTCACCAGCACCGTCACTACTCGTACCGTTGAGGAGATTCGTTCAGAAGTTATGGGCGTGTTCGACTCCCTCACGCGAAACGACGATCTGCCAGAAATGGAACCTTCCTCAAACATCCTCACACCTCTGCTTAAGCATCAGAAGCAAGGATTGTTCTTCATGTCAACCAGGGAGCAGCCCCGAGACGTGCAGGCGCAGGAAAAGACCATGGTATCATTCTGGCAGGACAAGATAGGCCCGGCCGGACAAAGGCTGTTCCTCAATGTCATCACTGGACAGACCCAATCCAGGCCGCCGGCAGAAACTCGAGGTGGAATCCTGGCTGACATGATGGGTCTTGGTAAGACGTTGAGTATTCTCTCACTAATCACATCCTCGACCGACAAAGCACTCGAGTGGGAGCAACGAGCTCCGATCCAGCCAGAAGCTCCGGAGCAAAGGCAGTCGAGGCATGATGTTCTCGCCCAGCAACCAAGCCTTGCCTTGACACCTCTGATGCGAAACTCCAAGGCTACTCTGCTTGTCTGCCCTCTGAGCACTGTTACCAACTGGGAGGAACAGATCAAGCAGCATATTCGGCCTGGTACTCTCAACTACCACATTTACCACGGGCCCAACCGAATCAAGGATCCTGCAAGACTGGCCGGCTTTGACCTCGTCATTACTACATACGGCTCCGTTTCGAACGAGCTCAGCTCTCgccggaagaagaaggatgggTTGTACCCGCTGGAGCAACTTGGGTGGTTTAGAATTGTGTTGGACGAAGCACATATGATTCGTGAACACTCAACTCTACAATTCAAGGCGATTTGTCGACTGCAAGCCGATAGACGCTGGGCCGTCACCGGAACCCCTGTTCAGAATCGACTTGACGATCTGGCAGCCCTGCTCGCTTTCCTCCGCCTCCATCCTTTCCACGATCGAAGCAAGTTTCTCCGTTACATCGTGGAGCCTTTCAAAGCGTGCGACCCCGAAATTGTGCCCAAGCTACGAGTCCTCGTCGACACGATCACACTACGCCGACTTAAGGACAAGATTAACCTGCCTCCTCGAGAGGATCTTGTGATAAAGCTTGATTTCAGCCCCGAGGAGCGCAGCATCTACGAACTTTTCGCAAGAAACGCCCAGGATCGAGTCAAGGTGCTGGCCGGAATTAACAATGGAAAGGCCCTTGGCGGAAACACGTATATCCATATTCTGAAGGCCATCCTGAGACTCCGACTGCTTTGCGCGCACGGCAAAGATCTGCTCAATGACGCTGATCTAGATGCCCTGCAAGGAATGTCGGCAGAAATGGCAATCGAtattgacgatgacgacgatgaagatgacaagCCGTCTCTGTCGGACCAGAAGGCGCACGAAATGTTTACTCTCATGCAAGAGACCAACAATGACGCATGTATCGAGTGCAGCAGGAAGCTTGGCTCTAACGAGAGCTCCAACATCGAAGCTGAAGGTCAGGATGACATTCTAGGATACATGACTCCCTGCTTCCACGTCATCTGCCGATCTTGCATCAAGACATTCAAGGACCGGGTGAGATCTCTGATGGCACCAGGCGAGACGTCTGGATACTGTCCAGTCTGCAACGCCTACGTCAAGCATGCATTCGTGCAGCTTCACCGTAGGGAGGTGGACGCGGAGCATGATGGTCCAGCCAAGACCAAGTCACGGAACTCGGTCAAGAATTTCGACAAGTACGATGGTCCTCATACCAAGACACGGGCTCTGGTCGAAGAGCTCTTGCAGGCTAAAGCGGCCAGTGAGGCCAATCCTTCTGAGCCGCCTTACAAGTCTGTTGTCTTCTCAGGCTGGACCTCGCACCTGGATCTCATCGAGCTAGCCCTCAATGCCGCTGGAATCAAGTTCACGAGACTGGACGGCAGTATGAGCCGCACCCTCCGAACATCGGCCATGGACAAGTTCCGCGAGGACAACACAGTTCATGTCATCCTTgtgtccatcatggctggtGGACTGGGTCTGAACCTGACAGCAGGCAACAACGTGTATGTGATGGAGCCTCAGTACAACCCGGCGGCAGAGGCTCAGGCTATCGACCGAGTCCATCGACTGGGACAGAAGCGACCTGTCCGCACAGTTCGGTACATCATGCGCGATAGTttcgaggagaagatgctggagcttcaggagaagaagatgaagcttgCCAGCCTCAGTATGGACGGACAGAGCAAGACGCTGGATAAGGCCGAGGCGGCTCGGCAAAAGTTGATGGACCTTCGCAGTCTTTTCAAATGA